One genomic window of Medicago truncatula cultivar Jemalong A17 chromosome 1, MtrunA17r5.0-ANR, whole genome shotgun sequence includes the following:
- the LOC11420367 gene encoding far upstream element-binding protein 2 gives MADESQYDSTPPSLKRKYDEQPPPHSRTTGFSDGPPPPSYNNVPPPATADFELIKQRAQQVAARLLSGAAAPSDVVKRTKFDNGPPSPYDSSDLKSQYAAPMSIPSYSHQGSSKKIEIPNGRVGVIIGKGGETIKYLQLQSGAKIQVTRDMDADPNSPNRLVELTGTSDAIATAEKLIKEVLAEAESGGNGLVTRRMTGQGGADEFSMKIPNNKVGLIIGKGGETIKSMQATTGARIQVIPLHLPPGDTSTERTLKIEGTSEQIESAKQLVDSILSGENRLRNPSMSGGYSQQGYQARPPSSWAPPAASQQPGYGYAQPGAYPGPTPQYNVPQQAYAGYPPHSAGGYSTNWDQSTATTQQSTYDYYNQQPQQPQNPGGPAPPADGTAYNYSQPPSAGYNQPGQGYSQDGYGAYQQPPQSGYAQPTSYDQQQGYGSAQEGQTTTNYGSQGQGDATQVPPVQPSQQGYGSSQQPSPNAAKYPPQGAAQPSYGVPPTSQTAYGSQPQTQSGYGPPQTQKPSGTPPAYGQSQSPNAAGGYGQPGYPPSQPPPSGYSQPGYPPSQPPPSGYSQPGYGQAPQSYNSGSYGAGYPQAPAYSADGNASGNARGGSYDGAPAQGAQQASVAKSPQS, from the exons ATGGCCGACGAATCGCAATACGACTCAACTCCACCTTCCTTGAAACGCAAGTACGACGAACAACCACCGCCTCACTCACGAACCACCGGTTTCTCCGACGgacctcctcctccttcttacAACAACGTCCCCCCTCCCGCCACCGCTGATTTCGAACTCATCAAACAACGCGCTCAACAAGTAGCAGCTCGTCTCCTCTCCGGCGCCGCAGCTCCCTCTGATGTCGTCAAACGTACCAAATTCGACAACGGTCCTCCTTCCCCTTACGATTCCTCAG ATTTGAAGAGTCAATATGCAGCTCCTATGAGTATACCTTCGTATTCACATCAAGGGTCAAGCAAGAAGATTGAAATCCCTAATGGAAGGGTTGGTGTTATTATTGGAAAAGGTGGAGAAACTATCAAGTATCTTCAGTTGCAATCTGGTGCAAAAATCCAAGTTACCCGTGATATGGATGCTGATCCTAATTCTCCAAATAGATTGGTTGAGCTTACTGGTACTTCTGATGCTATTGCTACTGCTGAGAAACTCATCAAAGAAGTTCTTGCTGAG GCTGAATCCGGAGGTAATGGACTTGTTACTCGACGAATGACTGGGCAGGGTGGCGCTGATGAGTTTTCCATGAAGATTCCAAATAACAAG GTCGGTCTTATAATCGGTAAAGGGGGAGAAACGATAAAGAGTATGCAAGCTACAACTGGAGCAAGAATTCAG GTGATTCCTCTTCATCTTCCCCCAGGCGACACATCCACTGAAAGAACACTAAAAATTGAAGGGACCTCTGAACAAATTGAATCTGCAAAACAATTGGTTGATTCAATCCTCAGTGGCGAG aATCGTCTTAGAAATCCATCAATGTCCGGTGGTTACTCTCAGCAAGGTTACCAAGCTCGGCCACCCTCTAGCTGGGCTCCCCCTGCCGCTTCTCAACAACCTGGTTATGGCTATGCACAACCTGGAGCATACCCTGGTCCAACACCTCAGTACAATGTGCCTCAGCAAGCTTATGCAGGTTATCCTCCCCATTCAGCTGGTGGATATTCTACCAATTGGGACCAGTCCACTGCAACTACCCAACAGTCTACCTATGATTATTATAATCAACAGCCTCAACAACCGCAGAATCCTGGTGGTCCTGCACCTCCAGCTGATGGGACTGCTTACAATTACAGCCAACCACCTTCCGCTGGTTATAACCAACCGGGACAGGGATATTCTCAGGATGGCTATGGTGCATATCAACAACCTCCACAATCAGGATATGCTCAGCCAACATCATATGATCAGCAGCAAGGCTATGGGTCAGCTCAAGAGGGCCAAACTACCACCAACTATGGATCACAAGGACAAGGGGATGCAACCCAAGTTCCACCTGTCCAACCTTCCCAACAAGGTTATGGCAGCAGCCAACAGCCTAGCCCAAACGCTGCTAAGTATCCACCACAAGGGGCTGCTCAGCCAAGTTATGGGGTACCACCAACCTCCCAAACTGCATATGGCAGTCAACCTCAAACACAGTCTGGTTATGGACCCCCTCAAACTCAAAAGCCAAGTGGTACTCCACCTGCATACGGTCAATCACAGTCACCTAATGCTGCTGGAGGCTATGGTCAGCCGGGGTATCCTCCTTCCCAGCCCCCTCCTTCTGGATATTCCCAACCGGGGTATCCTCCTTCCCAGCCCCCTCCTTCTGGATATTCCCAACCTGGTTATGGTCAGGCACCACAATCATACAACAGTGGTTCCTATGGTGCTGGTTATCCTCAGGCCCCAGCATATTCTGCTGATGGTAATGCAAGTGGGAATGCCCGTGGTGGCAGCTATGATGGAGCACCTGCACAGGGAGCTCAGCAGGCTAGTGTTGCTAAGTCACCTCAGAGCTGA